Genomic DNA from Penaeus monodon isolate SGIC_2016 chromosome 15, NSTDA_Pmon_1, whole genome shotgun sequence:
NNNNNgttcttttttttggggggggggggctgaaccTTCGATAGAGCCACAGCGTCAGCGGTgaacttgataataataacaattcaaatCTGCTTCTGTCCgtgtaaaatattaatttttggaCTGAAGCTTATGCACCCGGCCACCGAATAGGTTCCTACGGCTAGTGTGAATTTTAACGAGTTCAAGATATACTATGAATATGTATGCAAAGTATTTGCATACACTTGAATAATTCTCTTTTTTGTAACACTGCTGTTTTTAAAAGGCGAAGAaattaatgcataaataaatatcatacatatattcattcactcGACTTCTGTTTAGCTATTCTTTTGTTCTATAAGTTACGGTTTACCACCAATTTCTGTTGTTTGCGTATTACAGTCGTTCTGCAAGAACTTTCCATTAATACCGCGCtattccgataaaaaaaaaatatatatatatatcggtaaaaGTTCAAGCGGACACAGAAATGGTCACAGTTGCTTTTGCACTGCCCTTGCAATCAATAACCCACTGACACATTGAACTATGTATGACTGGTTTTGGGTGCCTGTGGTGGTTTTAAAGTGTTGGGTAACTTGAAAGAGTACGACATCTGAATTATTTAATCTATCTGCATCTTTCACCATATCCAAAAGGACAATCACTGCAGGCTACGTTAGTCACCATATTCTAACATAAATCAGTATACCATGATATGACAGCCACGATTCTTTAATATGAACAGTGTGTATTCCGTTATATTACAGCCGTCATGGTTTAACAGCCCTACCACGACCATCTTATATACTAATATGACGCTTATCATATCCAAAAAAAGAGACTCACTATACTTAATATGACATCCACCATACTCGCCCGACACCAtactcgcttttttttttggggggggggatggggagggggttgcaGATTAAATTTTTCCACCTCCAGCAATTATACCTCAGACAGTTAaccctcaaaaaaataataatccgaaacgcccttttttcattttgccGTGTTTTCAACTTGGAGGGAAATGGGATCATctgcaacattaataacaatttatatcaataaaaagcaataattgaTGCACATTTTCTCCGTAAAACCATTACCTATTGGGAATTTTCCGAAAGAACGTACTATGTCTATGTCGCTGTGATGGATACGTAAAATTAGCATATTTGACATTAATCGCATTGTGGCCAATATTGTACAAGGAAATATCACTCACTGTCAGACGGAACCTGGTATCGCGTCGCAGAGCTAGTGGTAATAGCGAGATGACCTGATATCTGACCTGGCGGCTGAcctggagagggagagcgagatctGTTTCTGACGATCTGGGTTGAACCAGGGTAGTGGGTCAGCCCCCTTAGAGGTCAGGAAGAGTCCGAAAAGGTCACGTACTTAGGTTTCCTCGAGGTCTTTTTGGGTACATATGCGCAGCCTCTGAAACTGGCATCATGGCACTTCCGTNNNNNNNNNNNNNNNNNNNNNNNNNNNNNNNNNNNNNNNNNNNNNNNNNNNNNNNNNNNNNNNNNNNNNNNNNNNNNNNNNNNNNNNNNNNNNNNNNNNNNNNNNNNNNNNNNNNNNNNNNNNNNNNNNNNNNNNNNNNNNNNNNNNNNNNNNNNNNNNNNNNNNNNNNNNNNNNNNNNNNNNNNNNNNNNNNNNNNNNNNNNNNNNNNNNNNNNNNNNNNNNNNNNNNNNNNNNNNNNNNNNNNNNNNNNNNNNNNNNNNNNNNNNNNNNNNNNNNNNNNNNNNNNNNNNNNNNAGGCGCAGACTCCGGACGGCAGAGAGTCCCGCGCCGTCTGCCGCTGCTGGAGGCTGCTGCTGCACCTCCACTCCCGTGCCCGTCGCCGTCACAGTCACACTNNNNNNNNNNNNNNNNNNNNNNNNNNNNNNNNNNNNNNNNNNNNNNNNNNNNNNNNNNNNNNNNNNNNNNNNNNNNNNNNAGGCAGAGCTTGGGCGTCCCCTACAGCAGAATGGTGCGGCCGAGAGGACTTTCCAATTACTCGCATATTCGTTAGTCTCCTGGCGACACGTGGGCGCGTGACCTGACCTCGGTGACCCGGGCGTGGCGAGATCAGCCTCTTGTGAACTTCTTGGTCTCATTTGTNNNNNNNNNNNNNNNNNNNNNNNNNNNNNNNNNNNNNNNNGCGGACAGCAAGTGAGAGTGGACCGAGCTTGCGTCTGGCCCGCCCCCCGGCCCTCGCTGGACCACAGGCGGGCCCGGACCGGCCCTCGTGGTCTGGCCATTTGCTCCTTCCATAACCcttggatagaaagagagacagtggtTGCCCTCGAGTCGAGGTGAGGTGAGCGTGTGTCTGTGATTGTTGCCGGCCGGGAGGAAAGAGCGGCTCGAGCAGTGCGTTCGGCCGGCGCGCCGCCAGCCCGAGTGGGCGCCGTGAGCATGTGAGAAGGAGCCCAGTGACCTGCTAACCCCGAGCGCGGGAGCGACGATGCCCCGAGGTGGCCGAGCGCGGAGGGGCGAGCGAGGCAGTAGCTGAGGGCAGCCATGTGCTCCCGTGCGCCGCCCTTCTGTAGGCCCGCCATGGCACTCCAGGCGCCCCAGCATCCTGCCGTGGCACCCCAGGCACCTCAGCGTCTCGCGAGGCCCCGGGGACTGCCTGCCTATGCCCCTGCCCCCTGCCATAGAGCTGCCCAGGGCGGTGATCCTCCCGCGGCGCCGGCAGCTATGCCAGGAACGGGTCGCGCCACAGGGACATACCCGCCTCTCGACACCGGCCAGTCGGGCAGGGACGCCCTGCCTGGGCACGGGGGAGCCCCCGAGTGTTCCAGCAGGTGTTGTGCGAACAGCAGCCCGCGTGTGCAACGTGACGGTTTACTGGAGACGAGACAAGGAATCTTGATAGAGAATAAAGGCATTAGTTTCCTAAGCGGTTTCCTGAGGTCGAGGGGGCGCGGGGGAGGCGGGGGCTTGGCGCTGCTCGTGGTGGCGGCGGCCCTGGCGGTGCTGGCCGGGCCCTCGCGCGCCGGAAACCCCGACAAGGTCAAGATGATCAAGCTGTCCGGCGACGTGATCTTCGGCGGGATGTTCCCCATGCACGAGAGGGGCGTGGACGAGCCCTGCGGCTCCATCAAGGAGGAGAAGGGCATCCAGCGCATGGAGGCCATGCTCTACGCCCTCGACGAGATCAACCGCGACCCCAACCTCCTGCCCAATATCACTCTCGGCGCCCTCATCCTCGACACTTGCTCCTCCGACACCTACGCCCTCGAGCAATCCATGGAATTCTTCAAGTCGTCGCTCAACCAGGTACGTCCTCGGGCGCCgccttcttccacctccacctgtCGCGTTTGCCGTTTTTAGCACTACCATGACCTTTTCTTTTGATCTCCGACTGAcacgtttttcttcgttttttcttaaggaaaaaataataaactcgcACTTGCAGAAAGTGCAGCTAAATAAACCTTTAAAAACGAGATACGTagaatcccaacacacacacaacaaattcaAACTAAAAATATTTAGTCTCGACAAAAttcggtaaaaaaaagggggggaggcaaagaaaattattttcaaaaaaggaaacaTCGATGTTGACTTCACGAGAAAAAGGacctaagggagagggagaagaaaaaggaaagaaaaaaaatgagtcaCAGTGGTGTCGTGATGCGAGACAATCAAGTGACTCCGACCATCAAGGAACTTTCCAAACTTCCCCAGAAGATTAACAGCTGatcccacacccttcccccccccatccctccccctcatccccattcCCATCCTCAatcccctccatctttctcccccttctccctccctcactctccatcaTCCCCTACTTGTTGCGAGGTAGTTACCCCAAACTCCATTAGTCCAGTCTTTTCCTGAGGCAGATGTAACACTCGCTGTAACAGAAGCAGTTTCCTTGGCTCTCTGTAACAACTGCTATTTTGTAAACATTGGCGTGGCTTGGGGAAGTTTAAGTTTTGTCcggtgtgtatatctattttataatatgtatttccgTGTAAGGGCtggcttgtgcgtgcgtgcgtgcNNNNNNNNNNNNNNNNNNNNNNNNNNNNNNNNNNNNNNNNNNNNNNNNNNNNNNATGGGACATTAATTTTCCCTGCGTCTTTTCCAGTTTAATTCAACGGTTGCGTACATATATATCGCGGCCAATAAATCATTTTATAATTTGGTTCCCACTTAATTGTTCCCGATATGGTTTGTAATTTATTGCATATTGAATTCATCNNNNNNNNNNNNNNNNNNNNNNNNNNNNNNNNNNNNNNNNNNNNNNNNNNNNNNNNNNNNNNNNNNNNNNNNNNNNNNNNNNNNNNNNNNNNNNNNNNNNNNNNNNNNNNNNNNNNNNNNNNNNNNNNNNNNNNNNNNNNNNNNNNNNNNNNNNNNNNNNNNNNNNNNNNNNNNNNNNNNNNNNNNNNNNNNNNNNNNNNNNNNNNNNNNNNNNNNNNNNNNNNNNNNNNNNNNNNNNNNNNNNNNNNNNNNNNNNNNNNNNNNNNNNNNNNNNNNNNNNNNNNNNNNNNNNNNNNNNNNNNNNNNNNNNNNNNNNNNNNNNNNNNNNNNNNNNNNNNNNNNNNNNNNNNNNNNNNNNNNNNNNNNNNNNNNNNNNNNNNNNNNNNNNNNNNNNNNNNNNNNNNNNNNNNNNNNNNNNNNNNNNNNNNNNNNNNNNNNNNNNNNNNNNNNNNNNNNNNNNNNNNNNNNNNNNNNNNNNNNNNNNNNNNNNNNNNNNNNNNNNNNNNNNNNNNNNNNNNNNNNNNNNNNNNNNNNNNNNNNNNNNNNNNNNNNNNNNNNNNNNNNNNNNNNNNNNNNNNNNNNNNNNNNNNNNNNNNNNNNNNNNNNNNNNNNNNNNNNNNNNNNNNNNNNNNNNNNNNNNNNNNNNNNNNNNNNNNNNNNNNNNNNNNNNNNNNNNNNNNNNNNNNNNNNNNNNNNNNNNNNNNNNNNNNNNNNNNNNNNNNNNNNNNNNNNNNNNNNNNNNNNNNNNNNNNNNNNNNNNNNNNNNNNNNNNNNNNNNNNNNNNNNNNNNNNNNNNNNNNNNNNNNNNNNNNNNNNNNNNNNNNNNNNNNNNNNNNNNNNNNNNNNNNNNNNNNNNNNNNNNNNNNNNNNNNNNNNNNNNNNNNNNNNNNNNNNNNNNNNNNNNNNNNNNNNNNNNNNNNNNNNNNNNNNNNNNNNNNNNNNNNNNNNNNNNNNNNNNNNNNNNNNNNNNNNNNNNNNNNNNNNNNNNNNNNNNNNNNNNNNNNNNNNNNNNNNNNNNNNNNNNNNNNNNNNNNNNNNNNNNNNNNNNNNNNNNNNNNNNNNNNNNNNNNNNNNNNNNNNNNNNNNNNNNNNNNNNNNNNNNNNNNNNNNNNNNNNNNNNNNNNNNNNNNNNNNNNNNNNNNNNNNNNNNNNNNNNNNNNNNNNNNNNNNNNNNNNNNNNNNNNNNNNNNNNNNNNNNNNNNNNNNNNNNNNNNNNNNNNNNNNNNNNNNNNNNNNNNNNNNNNNNNNNNNNNNNNNNNNNNNNNNNNNNNNNNNNNNNNNNNNNNNNNNNNNNNNNNNNNNNNNNNNNNNNNNNNNNNNNNNNNNNNNNNNNNNNNNNNNNNNNNNNNNNNNNNNNNNNNNNNNNNNNNNNNNNNNNNNNNNNNNNNNNNNNNNNNNNNNNNNNNNNNNNNNNNNNNNNNNNNNNNNNNNNNNNNNNNNNNNNNNNNNNNNNNNNNNNNNNNNNNNNNNNNNNNNNNNNNNNNNNNNNNNNNNNNNNNNNNNNNNNNNNNNNNNNNNNNNNNNNNNNNNNNNNNNNNNNNNNNNNNNNNNNNNNNNNNNNNNNNNNNNNNNNNNNNNNNNNNNNNNNNNNNNNNNNNNNNNNNNNNNNNNNNNNNNNNNNNNNNNNNNNNNNNNNNNNNNNNNNNNNNNNNNNNNNNNNNNNNNNNNNNNNNNTTTACTTAGTTATTTGTACCTTAAGTCAGTTAATACATTAATATCAAGGTATTCTCTTCAACAGCAATAGCAGCCatttatccctttcctctccgtgGCTCAGTGCCCGAGCATCATCAAACAGTCTTGTAGATCAACTCAGCATCTTTTCTATGACAGAAACCTATGATATACTGTAAGACTTCTTCATACATTTTTTCATACCTCTTTTGGAAAATACAATAGGTAGATATAACGCGTATCTAAATGTCTTAGCTGTACATGTTTTGTCTGTAATTGATTTAATCTAAGACTTATCAAGGTTACTTTTGTGTGATAGAACTAGGAATTGCGCagtcttatatattataacatgttaGTCATGTCTTACATATCATACGATATTTACATTAAGAACAAAAGATTAACATCGCCACTGATTTCTATAACAAGAGAACGTTTAGAAGAACAGTCACCTATCTTCCTCCCCGTCCTTTGTAGCAGAAATTCCACAACACGTGAACATTTAAAAGAACATGACCCCTTTCTCCATACACTTCGTAGCACAGAATCCATAACACGAGAACATTTAAAAGAACATGACTCCTTTCTCCATACCCCTCGTAGCACAGAATTCACGGGAACATTTAAAACAATCAACCCATCTCCCTTCTCATAACATCCTCAAGAAACACCAGAGACAGGAATTCAAGGACACCTCCCTCCNNNNNNNNNNNNNNNNNNNNNNNNNNNNNNNNNNNNNNNNNNNNNNNNNNNNNNNNNNNNNNNNNNNNNNNNNNNNNNNNNNNNNNNNNNNNNNNNNNNNNNNNNNNNNNNNNNNNNNNNNNNNNNNNNNNNNNNNNNNNNNNNNNNNNNNNNNNNNNNNNNNNNTCGCAGAACTCCTCCATAAAACACATGTCGGAAAATCCAATTACATAAAACGGCCACGTCCAAAAATCCGGTCTTTCGCGCCGGCCTCACCAGGGCGCCGTGGACGAAGGACGGCGGACTGCAGACCAGCTGATAAAGCCTTGATTGACTTGCGATCTGGCCTTGCTGTGATGCtggccctcctctcctcttttccccctcgtatctcttttttttcttcttttctctctgtttttcccctttttcctcctttttttttctttgcttctcgtCTTTGTTCGATCGATCCTGCTTTTCGCTTTTGTTCACGTGTTGCTTNNNNNNNNNNNNNNNNNNNNNNNNNNNNNNNNNNNNNNNNNNNNNNNNNNNNNNNNNNNNNNNNNNNNNNNNNNNNNNNNNNNNNNNNNNNNNNNNNNNNNNNNNNNNNNNNNTTATTNNNNNNNNNNNNNNNNNNNNNNNNNNNNNNNNNNNTTGTCTCTCTTCATGCTNNNNNNNNNNNNNNNNNNNNNNNNNNNNNNNNNNNNNNNNNNNNNNNNNNNNNNNNNNNNNNNNNNNNNNNNNNCATTATCCTgacattcctcccttcttccctcctctccttttctcgttcttccctcttccattcccgcCTCTTagcgtctccctccccctcttcctctccgccgccgccgcctctccATCATCTCCTTCACAGCAAAGGAATCTCGCCGAATTCAGGAGCCGGGGAGGATGCTGGCCTCGCTATCCATCGTCCGCCTCGCCCGGGATGGATATTGATCTCTTCTGACTAATCCACGCGATCCAATCCGCTCCCTAATCGTCCAGCCCATCCACAATGTTANNNNNNNNNNNNNNNNNNNNNNNNNNNNNNNNNNNNNNNNNNNNNNNNNNNNNNNNNNNNNNNNNNNNNNNNNNNNNNNNNNNNNNNNNNNNNNNNNNNNNNNNNNNNNNNNNNNNNNNNNNNNNNNNNNNNNNNNNNNNNNNNNNNNNNNNNNNNNNNNNNNNNNNNNNNNNNNNNNNNNNNNNNNNNNNNNNNNNNNNNNNNNNNNNNNNNNNNNNNNNNNNNNNNNNNNNNNNNNNNNNNNNNNNNNNNNNNNNNNNNNNNNNNNNNNNNNNNNNNNNNNNNNNNNNNNNNNNNNNNNNNNNNNNNNNNNNNNNNNNNNNNNNNNNNNNNNNNNNNNNNNNNNNNNNNNNNNNNNNNNNNNNNNNNNNNNNNNNNNNNNNNNNNNNNNNNNNNNNNNNNNNNNNNNNNNNNNNNNNNNNNNNNNNNNNNNNNNNNNNNNNNNNNNNNNNNNNNNNNNNNNNNNNcaacaataacaataactgtgatTATTGTGAAAGAAGTATCGATATTTataatttacatcattatcatcattgtctaaAACATTTGTCACAGATAACACAGATCATCACAGTACGNNNNNNNNNNNNNNNNNNNNNNNNNNNNNNNNNNNNNNNNNNNNNNNNNNNNNNNNNNNNNNNNNNNNNNNNNNNNNNNNNNNNNNNNNNNNNNNNNNNNNNNNNNNNNNNNNNNNNNNNNNNNNNNNNNNNNNNNNNNNNNNNNNNNNNNNNNNNNNNNNNNNNNNNNNNNNNNNNNNNNNNNNNNNNNNNNNNNNNNNNNNNNNNNNNNNNNNNNNNNNNNNNNNNNNNNNNNNNNNNNNNNNNNNNNNNNNNNNNNNNNNNNNNNNNNNNNNNNNNNNNNNNNNNNNNNNNNNNNNNNNNNNNNNNNNNNNNNNNNNNNNNNNNNNNNNNNNNNNNNNNNNNNNNNNNNNNNNNNNNNNNNNNNNNNNNNNNNNNNNNNNNNNNNNNNNNNNNNNNNNNNNNNNNNNNNNNNNNNNNNNNNNNNNNNNNNNNNNNNNNNNNNNNNNNNNNNNNNNNNNNNNNNNNNNNNNNNNNNNNNNNNNNNNNNNNNNNNNNNNNNNNNNNNNNNNNNNNNNNNNNNNNNNNNNNNNNNNNNNNNNNNNNNNNNNNNNNNNNNNNNNNNNNNNNNNNNNNNNNNNNNNNNNNNNNNNNNNNNNNNNNNNNNNNNNNNNNNNNNNNNNNNNNNNNNNNNNNNNNNNNNNNNNNNNNNNNNNNNNNNNNNNNNNNNNNNNNNNNNNNNNNNNNNNNNNNNNNNNNNNNNNNNNNNNNNNNNNNNNNNNNNNNNNNNNNNNNNNNNNNNNNNNNNNNNNNNNNNNNNNNNNNNNNNNNNNNNNNNNNNNNNNNNNNNNNNNNNNNNNNNGTGCANNNNNNNNNNNNNNNNNNNNNNNNNNNNNNNNNNNNNNNNNNNNNNNNNNNNNNNNNNNNNNNNNNNNNNNNNNNNNNNNNNNNNNNNNNNNNNNNNNNNNNNNNNNNNNNNNNNNNNNNNNNNNNNNNNNNNNNNNNNNNNNNNNNNNNNNNNNNNNNNNNNNNNNNNNNNNNNNNNNNNNNNNNNNNNNNNNNNNNNNNNNNNNNNNNNNNNNNNNNNNNNNNNNNNNNNNNNNNNNNNNNNNNNNNNNNNNNNNNNNNNNNNNNNNNNNNNNNNNNNNNNNNNNNNNNNNNNNNNNNNNNNNNNNNNNNNNNNNNNNNNNNNNNNNNNNNNNNNNNNNNNNNNNNNNNNNNNNNNNNNNNNNNNNNNNNNNNNNNNNNNNNNNNNNNNNNNNNNNNNNNNNNNNNNNNNNNNNNNNNNNNNNNNNNNNNNNNNNNNNNNNNNNNNNNNNNNNNGATGGactgtatgtgtgcatttgtatgcatttatatacccGTATATTTTTGTGCTCGCAACCCTTTGAGCGTGCAATATGTGTAACACAAGGCCGAAATGAACGCACATNNNNNNNNNNNNNNNNNNNNNNNNNNNNNNNNNNNNNNNNNNNNNNNNNNNNNNNNNNNNNNNNNNNNNNNNNNNNNNNNNNNNNNNNNNNNNNNNNNNNNNNNNNNNNNNNNNNNNNNNNNNNNNNNNNNNNNNNNNNNNNNNNNNNNNNNNNNNNNNNNNNNNNNNNNNNNNNNNNNNNNNNNNNNNNNNNNNNNNNNNNNNNNNNNNNNNNNNNNNNNNNNNNNNNNNNNNNNNNNNNNNNNNNNNNNNNNNNNNNNNNNNNNNNNNNNNNNNNNNNNNNNNNNNNNNNNNNNNNNNNNNNNNNNNNNNNNNNNNNNNNNNNNNNNNNNNNNNNNNNNNNNNNNNNNNNNNNNNNNNNNNNNNNNNNNNNNNNNNNNNNNNNNNNNNNNNNNNNNNNNNNNNNNNNNNNNNNNNNNNNNNNNNNNTATATGAAGCCCCGGCCTggtgtgaaattttaaaaagggtctcCCTTNNNNNNNNNNNNNNNNNNNNNNNCGGAGTGAGACAAAAAACGGAGAGAGGCGGACCAACAAAGCAAAGGCGAGGATTACCAGCACAAGGGGAATAACACAACGAACTTACTGGCGGCTTTCTCCGTAATCCTCACGCGAGTAAATTATAAAAGAATCAAATTTTcatgtcttgtgtgtgttctCTCGCTTCCATTAGCCTTACATTTGTTCTTCTCccgcccttcttcctcttctatttccctttttcttcgcctctttctttctctttcatttctcttacttctcccttccatcttcatTCCTTTTCGTCGTTNNNNNNNNNNNNNNNNNNNNNNNNNNNNNNNNNNNNNNNNNNNNNNNNNNNNNNNNNNNNNNNNNNNNNNNNNNNNNNNNNNNNNNNNNNNNNNNNNNNNNNNNNNNNNNNNNNNNNNNNNNNNNNNNNNNNNNNNNNNNNNNNNNNNNNNNNNNNNNNNNNNNNNNNNNNNNNNNNNNNNCTAACTTTATTTTTCCTCGTTCTTATTTTGAATTCCTTTCCTCTCCGCCTTCCTCCTTTGCCATATTCCCtcacttatcctttttttcctcctcctccccccccatccaccccttctccttcttcctccttccttgtcGATCCCTAAAATATCTCCCCACTcgacccctctccctaccccccacccaacccctctccctctcttcctccccattctcccttcccccgccccttcaccctgccccttctcaccccccccccaacctctctccctttccccccaatccccccctctccacgccccctctccacccccccccccaactccccacccCCGAATCTCTAATCTCCTCAGATTAACTTGATCGAGTTTTCATTNNNNNNNNNNNNNNNNNNNNNNNNNNNNTTCCCCTCGCGATCTCTCAAGAGGAAACGCGATCTCCCGAAAGAACAAGGGCCATCTCAGAGAACAAGGAGGATCTCAAAGAACACGAAGAACACCTCGGGAGAACGTCTTAACAAAGGGAGTTAGAGAGACCCAAGACCTTGACGATCCTGGAGGAGCGTGATTTGATGTTCTCCTNNNNNNNNNNNNNNNNNNNNNNNNNNNNNNNNNNNNNNNNNNNNNNNNNNNNNNNNNNNNNNNNNNNNNNNNNNNNNNNNNNNNNNNNNNNNNNNNNNNNNNNNNNNNNNNNNNNNNNNNNNNNNNNNNNNNNNNNNNNNNNNNNNNNNNNNNNNNNNNNNNNNNNNNNNNNNNNNNNNNNNNNNNNNNNNNNNNNNNNNNNNNNNNNNNNNNNNNNNNNNNNNNNNNNNNNNNNNNNNNNNNNNNNNNNNNNNNNNNNNNNNNNNNNNNNNNNNNNNNNNNNNNNNNNNNNNNNNNNNNNNNNNNNNNNNNNNNNNNNNNNNNNNNNNNNNNNNNNNNNNNNNNNNNNNNNNNNNNNNNNNNNNNNNNNNNNNNNNNNNNNNNNNNNNNNNNNNNNNNNNNNNNNNNNNNNNNNNNNNNNNNNNNNNNNNNNNATTTCCATGAACGCCTCACAATGGAAATAGGTTCCCGCACATTAGGGAGAAAAACCCAGATATGGAACTCAATGGAATCTGCTCTGTGGTTCTCTGCAAGTGATGATTTTATTGCATTTGTTGCTTTTATGCCTTTTGCGTTGTCGGCTTTCAAGggtaggacggggggggggggttatttcatTTTCCAGGTGAATGGTATTTTAAGGTACTTGCCATGCTGACAAAATAGTTTTTTGGTTACTGGATCGTATGTGACGAATATATCTTTGAAGAAAGCTTATTAAATTGTTGGCCACTAGTCCTATCNNNNNNNNNNNNNNNNNNNNNNNNNNNNNNNNNNNNNNNNNNNNNCATTTGCTTTTTACATGGCATTTGTCCTCCGTTGAGATGCTATTCTGAAACTGTTTCGAAACCATTATGGAAGAAGGTCGTATGATTGACAGTGATTAGCGATCacttggggggggaggtgaagacgaaaggggagagagcaagaagggagcataaatatacagatatacagaaggTTTGAAAGACATCGGAGGAAATAGTATGCAGGTGAAGTATTGATAATCAATGATAGAAAGGAACCAATCAGATGAATAGAACAGAACCACACGGTCGTANNNNNNNNNNNNNNNNNNNNNNNNNNNNNNNNNNNNNNNNNNNNNNNNTCGTTCGGATCCGTGGGGACGACACTAAATCATTCTGAAGCACGTCGTTTACAGCGATTCTTTTCTCAAACTTCCAAGTTCAGATGAACGTTCAACCTATCTGTTACTACAGCTTGTGCCTGTGGAGGGgttgatggaggagggggggggggcatggaaataatggtagtgatggggaggggggtgaagacggaaaagaaagagcaaaaaaaaactggatttttattcagttttttttttgctcttgagATGGCTTGATTGACATCTGATCGAAGNNNNNNNNNNNNNNNNNNNNNNNNNNNNNNNNNNNNNNNNNNNNNNNNNNNNNNNNNNNNNNNNNNNNNNNNNNNNNNNNNNNNNNNNNNNNNNNNNNNNNNNNNNNNNNNNNNNNNNNNNNNNNNNNNNNNNNNNNNNNNNNNNNNNNNNNNNNNNNNNNNNNNNNNNNNNNNNNNNNNNNNNNNNNNNNNNNNNNNNNNNNNNNNNNNNNNNNNNNNNNNNNNNNNNNNNNNNNNNNNNNNNNNNNNNNNNNNNNNNNNNNNNNNNNNNNNNNNNNNNNNNNNNNNNNNNNNNNNNNNNNNNNNNNNNNNNNNNNNNNNNNNNNNNNNNNNNNNNNNNNNNNNNNNNNNNNNNNNNNNNNNNNNNNNNNNNNNNNNNNNNNNNNNNNNNNNNNNNNNNNNNNNNNNNNNNNNNNNNNNNNNNNNNNNNNNNNNNNNNNNNNNNNNNNNNNNNNNNNNNNNNNNNNNNNNNNNNNNNNNNNNNNNNNNNNNNNNNNNNNNNNNNNNNNNNNNNNNNNNNNNNNNNNNNNNNNNNNNNNNNNNNNNNNNNNNNNNNNNNNNNNNNNNCAAAAAAGCACCTATATTGATGATAAACCATGTCATCAATTCTAACTGCTTCATCGCCAAATCCCACGTTAATTGCCTTACTTAAACCTTATTTGCAACATCGCCCTCGACCAAAATGCAATCCAAACTTCATCCCACCGTCCCCCTTGCAAGCCACGAATTAAGATGTAAAAGGCTATTGTATATACTCTATCAACACACACCTGCATACCAGGTGAGGGACAGACTAGCATAGGCTGATATTNNNNNNNNNNNNNNNNNNNNNNNNNNNNNNNNNNNNNNNNNNNNNNNNNNNNNNNNNNNNNNNNNNNNNNNNNTCAGGCGAAGTTAATGACTTGGTGTAATAAAGTCGATTGAAATTTAAGACTTTCTGAAGATTGAGATGGAGATGAGAAAATTGGGGTAAANNNNNNNNNNNNNNNNNNNNNNNNNNNNNNNNNNNNNNNNNNNNNNNNNNNNNNNNNNNNNNNNNNNNNNNNNNNNNNNNNNNNNNNNNNNNNNNNNNNNNNN
This window encodes:
- the LOC119582155 gene encoding metabotropic glutamate receptor 8-like (The sequence of the model RefSeq protein was modified relative to this genomic sequence to represent the inferred CDS: added 656 bases not found in genome assembly) — translated: MCSRAPPFCRPAMALQAPQHPAVAPQAPQRLARPRGLPAYAPAPCHRAAQGGDPPAAPAAMPGTGRATGTYPPLDTGQSGRDALPGHGGAPECSSRCCANSSPRVQRDGLLETRQGILIENKGISFLSGFLRSRGRGGGGGLALLVVAAALAVLAGPSRAGNPDKVKMIKLSGDVIFGGMFPMHERGVDEPCGSIKEEKGIQRMEAMLYALDEINRDPNLLPNITLGALILDTCSSDTYALEQSMEFFKSSLNQDVSDFKCEGGKKPIYNPPKPVIGVIGAASSSVSVMIANILRLFKIPQISYASTSTELSDKARFEYFSRVVPPDNFQAMAMVEMVRALGWKYVSTLADEGDYGEKGIASFTKLAERAGICIAVVERIQRISKPEDFDLIIERLSTKPQARVVIMFVDEDNTRRLLAAAVKAEKVGQFLWVGSDSWGAKIHPVRDQEEAALGAITILPRRSSLSGFDAYLR